The stretch of DNA TCATTCTATCTTTAATGGATAACATTACTCTTTGTATTTCTTAAATGAGAAGGTTGATCACCTCGTtagtctagaattctagatacCGTAAGTGCCGTTGCTgagtaaggggtctcgggttcgatatcTCGATATGTTAATCCTGTCTGTACCAgactgagaaaatattttttcatcactcaaataataatcaataatcacacagaattaataaaaaataaatttattttattatttacatgtaaCATTTATCACAATTTATTGCGTACTGCCATAACATGGTGTACTCAAGCCACGCATCAAAGTTCAGTGTGTTTGTTCAGCCATGCTTCTTTGATCATATCTGATCCCCTCTCCGCAATCATGATTGTGGGCGCATTAGTGTTTCCTCGAACAATATCCGGCATTATACTGGCGTCTATCACTCTTAGGCCTTTTACGTTGTACACCCTCAACTCTGGGTCGACCACGGCCCCCTTGTCAGTCTTAGGACCCATCTTCACAGTACTTGTCGGGTGGTACAGAGAAAACGTAAGCTCCCTCGCTATACATTCCAAGTATTCATCAGTAGTCTTCTCAAACGCGTCACACGTGTCGATCTTCAGCCATTTCAGTTTCCATCCAGCCGCTTCAAACGTCTTTGTTTCACCTAACTTCAATGCGTATTGCCTCATTGATCGTATCATAGTCTTTACATCTTCTGGGTCATCGAAGTAGTTTGCGTGTATCAGTGGGTACTCATGAGGGTTCttgctttttaaaataattttccctTTCGATTTTGGCCGTAATACAACACTGTACACATGCATCATAAAGTTGTTCTTGTTTATCTCCGAGTATTGTTGGTAAATATTATCGTCGAAACCGTGCTTTTCGAAAACGTCAACCATATTCGAGACACTAGGTGGCATAACTAAATGATGGTGTTGAATATCCGGCATTGAAGAATCAGGATGGGTGGTGTTCATGAAGCTGATGACCCTATGTGGGCTAGTATTCTTAAATAGCCCCGTTCCTTTTAAAAGGTACTCCACAAATGCAGCCGATATAGCTTCAATCGAAGTCGAATATTCACCAGCCTCCTTCGAATAGAACACGGGAGCAAACACATGGTCTTGTAAATTTTCACCCACAGGTAAATCTTCAATAACTTCTATATCCAAATCTTCTAAATGTTGTTTTGGTCCAATACCTGACAGCATTAAAATTTGTGGAGAATTGATGGCCCCACCTGATAATATAACCTCTTTCTTTGCGTTTACAATAATATCTTGTCCATCTTTACTAATCTGTATACCTTTTACTGATTTCGTGCCTGGATGGAACAAAACTTTAGTGACAAGGGCATTTTTCATCACATGCAGGTTTTTTCTGTCCCTAACATTGCTCAAAAAGGCTCTTGCGGTACTGTATCTATAGTTGTCTTTAATATTAGATTGGCATGCTGTTATACCCATTTGTTCAGCACCGTTAACATCACTTAAATTCTTCAGTCCAATTTCTACAGCGGCTTGTATAATAAGTTGTTCGAATACGTTTGGTTCTGTAGGTTCGACAATATTAATTGGACCATCCCGACCGTGATATTTGCTTCGTTCTTCAGTGAATTCTCCAGTGAAATTTTCACTTTTCTTGAAATATGGTAAAATTTCATCGTAGCTCCATCCATAGTTGCCGTCAGCTGCCCACTCGTCGTAGTCGGCCTTGTTGGCTCTGACGTAGAACATGCCGTTTATACTGCTGCTTCCTCCCAACACTTTTCCTCGAGGCCAAGCACAGCCCTTCGTTGTGTAGCTTCTACAAGCATTTTGAGGCTCCGTTTTATATCCCCAATCTAACGAAGTACCCATATTACTGTAGAATAGTTGTGGAACCTGGAAAAAGAAAGCGTTTCATTTACAATTGTTGGTCGGTATAAAGTAAGTAGGAAGTAAATCATGTTTTAAAAGGACgtcataataatgtataatgaaGTAGTAGGAGTTTCTTTACTCTATTCGTGCTCCGATAATATTGTTTGCTGTTTGAATGAATAGTCTTGTAATTGACTTTTCAGTGTTCATTACTTTTAACTATACTTACTTCAGTAGTTAACGCAGGGTTGCCCCCAGCTTCGACGAGTAGCACTTTCCAATCTGGCACTTCACTTAATCGGTTGGCGACCACGGATCCTGCTGAACCGGCGCCCACTACTATGAAGTCGTAGTTTGGATCTGAAATATACAggattaaatgtttattattactttcaTCAGTAACTAGTGCCTTGTTCTACTTCATTATTTCCAGAACATTTGTTAGTAGTAAAACTTGTACTTTAATCTAGCcttctgttaaaaatatttcacatcgTTAACTGGTATATTAAAAACTTGCTAAATGTTAAAGCACTAGTTTTCCTTGTACCTTTCTGAGAAGTGGGAAACAGAAATGCATATTCACtttataattatgaactttaaacaTGGCCCAAGTACCATTTTGTACGTTCGGTAAGTTCCAAAGTTCCCAGATAAAATAAGAACAGTAATTATTAAATCGTTAGCTAttgcaaaataattttgtattattttgtctaattttaaaacaaatatgatgtaggtaattaaaatcaaatcagTATTGACGAAATTGAGCTGATTTGGACGAAAATTGTAGTTACCTTGGAGGACCGATTCTGTAGCGTCATCGGGCCATAGATGGTCGCTTGTTAGAGCACATTGGGCTGCGAACAAAGTCTGGAGAGTCTGCACAAATAGTGGACCGGCTACCTGGTAGCTGTCCAGGATCATAGACGTCACAGCTGGGTTGCACGCCCACGACATCTTCGCCTGGAAACGAAACAacgatttttaactttattgttttgaaatagaGTCCAAGATCATTTAGACACACTTTAGAGTAGCTTAATGTACTGGTTaacttctaaatatattttttttactaggaAACAATGATTATACCCATTCTAATCActttaattattcataaaatcaataaattaatacttaaaaaaagaaaaacacccatttacaaaagtaaaagtaaaaaataaattatcgatCGTTTATGTGCTTTTGGCTACAATATTTGATTGTAAAAGCGTGTTATTAATAtgacttataattaaaaacttcaaaatcctattgttttattgttatcatCATAATCCCAGGAAATATAGTAAAATTGTCATTAATGAACTTCACATAGGACATGTGAAGTTCATTAATCATCgcatatatttatgtttacgaTTGGATATATTTTATATGGTTTTTAAGAGCTCTATTGGGTTTACATAATGTGGCATATCCTTCCCCCTAAAGCCATAATGGTCTAGTGcagcagtgaacgtcttgtGTCGATACCGAAGAGCCTTTATAATACTTTGAAAGCATTTAACACAGGTCAAAACCCCACCATGTTGATTTACTTTATGtgaaaattttatgtttctatatgtgataagtaataattatgtataatatgctAATTAGATTAGTAAGATCTATGTTGGTACGTTTTATATGAGAGT from Spodoptera frugiperda isolate SF20-4 chromosome 11, AGI-APGP_CSIRO_Sfru_2.0, whole genome shotgun sequence encodes:
- the LOC118274656 gene encoding glucose dehydrogenase [FAD, quinone]-like codes for the protein MSWACNPAVTSMILDSYQVAGPLFVQTLQTLFAAQCALTSDHLWPDDATESVLQDPNYDFIVVGAGSAGSVVANRLSEVPDWKVLLVEAGGNPALTTEVPQLFYSNMGTSLDWGYKTEPQNACRSYTTKGCAWPRGKVLGGSSSINGMFYVRANKADYDEWAADGNYGWSYDEILPYFKKSENFTGEFTEERSKYHGRDGPINIVEPTEPNVFEQLIIQAAVEIGLKNLSDVNGAEQMGITACQSNIKDNYRYSTARAFLSNVRDRKNLHVMKNALVTKVLFHPGTKSVKGIQISKDGQDIIVNAKKEVILSGGAINSPQILMLSGIGPKQHLEDLDIEVIEDLPVGENLQDHVFAPVFYSKEAGEYSTSIEAISAAFVEYLLKGTGLFKNTSPHRVISFMNTTHPDSSMPDIQHHHLVMPPSVSNMVDVFEKHGFDDNIYQQYSEINKNNFMMHVYSVVLRPKSKGKIILKSKNPHEYPLIHANYFDDPEDVKTMIRSMRQYALKLGETKTFEAAGWKLKWLKIDTCDAFEKTTDEYLECIARELTFSLYHPTSTVKMGPKTDKGAVVDPELRVYNVKGLRVIDASIMPDIVRGNTNAPTIMIAERGSDMIKEAWLNKHTEL